In Amycolatopsis sp. FBCC-B4732, the genomic stretch AGAACCGCGGCAGCAGCAGCGAGATCGTCGACTTCCCGGAGCCCGCGGTGCCGACCAGCGCGAGGGTCTCGCCCGGGTGCGCGGTGACCGAAAGCCCGTTCAGCACCGGATCGCTGCGGGTGTAACCGAAGCGGACGGCGTCGAGCTCCACGCCCAGCGGCCCCTCCGGCATCGATTGCGCGTCGGGCGCGTCGACGACGTCCGGCTGCGCGTCGATCAGCTCGTACACGCGCTCGGCGCCCGCGCGGGTCAGCTGGGCCTGCACGACCAGGCTGGACAGCATCCGCGCCGGCCCGACCAGCGTCGCGAGGTAGGTCGCGAAGGCGAGGAACGTGCCGAGCGTGATGGCGCCGTTCATGGCGAGGACGCCCCCGATGCCGAGCACGGCGACCTGGCCGGCGGCGGGCAGGGAAGCGGTCGTCGCCGTCGGTACCGCGGACAGCTTCGCCGCGCGAAGCCGCTCCGCGAACAACTTGCGCGCGGTCCCCTCCAGCCGCCCGACTTCCCGCTTCTCCTGGCCGAAACCCTTGACCACGCGGACACCGGTGACGGTCTCTTCGACCTGCTGCGCGACATCGCCCGCGCGCTGCTGCGCCGACCACGTCGCCGGGAAGAGCCGCTTGCGCCCGCGCGCCACGATGATGCCGACCGCGGGCGTGACGACCAGCGCGATCAGCGTCAGCACCGGGGACAGCCAAAGCATCGCCGCGAACGAAAGCAGCGCGAAGAGCACCGAACCGAAGGACACCGGGATCTGCATCAGGATCCCGGTGACCAGCTGCAGGTCGGAGATCGCGCGCGAGACGATCTGGCCGGTGCGCATCGCGTCCTGCTTGCCGCCGTCCAGCCGCGAAACCGCGTTGAAGACCCGCTGCCGCAGATCGTGCTGGACGCCGAGGGCGAGCTTCCCGCCGACGTACCGGCGCACGAACGCCGTGCCGAAAGCCACCACTTGCAGCGAGATCAGGAAGACGGCCACCCCGGGCAGCCCGCCGGTCTGCCCCGCCACGGCGTCGTCGACCGCCGTGCGCACCAGCAGCGGGCTCACGGCCTGCACGCCGACGCTGAAGACGGCGGCGGTCAGCGAAAGCACGACGAGGGCGCGGTGCTCCCAGGCCGCGGCGGACAGCCGGCGGACCCAGCCGACGGTCTCGGCTGGTGGGAGCTCTTGACGGGAGCGGGGCGGAGCGGTGGTCACGTCATGACAGTAAGCGCGGCCACCGACAATTTATTTCCGCGAACGCCGTGAAGGCCACCCCGGCGACGACGGGGTGGCCTTCACGGACGGGTGAAACCTAGGTGATGTCGCGCTTCTGGTTGCCCAGCCAGCCGAGGCCGAAGAAGAGCATGGTCCAGGCGAAGAAGATCAGCGCCGACGCCCACCACGAGATCACGCCCGGCGCGCCCGCCGCGAGCTGCAGGCCCAGCTGCGACCAGTGGTCGACGCCGCCCGGCAGGTTCAGCGTGTTGATCCCGAAGGCGTCCGCCGCGATCCCGCCCACGATCCCGTTCGCGGTGCCGTTCGGCAGGATCCCGCCCAGGATGTCGACCGGGCCCCAGAGCGCGATGACCAGCACGTTCTCCACGATCAGGAACCACACCAGGAACAGCACCACGGCCAGCGGCACGCTGCGCAGCACCGCGCCGAACCCGATGCCGAACAGCGTCACCAGCACCGAGGCCAGGATCGTCCCGCCGAGCGCGGCCAGCCACTGACCCGCGCTGGGCCACCGGCCGGAGTCGACCGACGCCATCACCGCGACCGCCGAGACGCCGAAGCTCACCAGGCCGTAGATCGCGCCCCACGCCACGTAGGTGAGCATCTTCGCGGTCAGCGCCGTGATCCGGTTCGGCGCGGTCAGGAACGTCGTCGTGATCGTCTTGCTGCGGTACTCGCCCGCCAGCGCGAAGACGCCGAACAGGCCGGGGATGAGCTGCGCGATGTTCACGCCGTGCGCGAACGCCAGCAGCCCGACCGGCAGCTTGCTCGCGTCCAGGCCGACCGCGCCCGCGACCTCGCGCGCGTCGCTCGAGCCGATGAAGTCCGCGAAGTCGTTGGTGATCTTGCCCCAGACGAAGGTCAGCCAGAACGCCACCAGCGCCAGCGGGATCAGCAGCACCCACCACGTGTTCAGCGACAGCGTCTTGCGGAACTCCGCTTTGATCAGGTTGCCCATCACTGCTGCGGTCCTCCCCAGTGCTGCTGCTGTTGCTGCTGCGGGCCCGAAGGCGGGTACTGCTGCGGCGGGTACCCGGGCGGCGGGCCCTGGTACTGCGGCTGTGGCGGGTAACCCGGCGCGCCGGCGTACTGGCCCTGGGTCAGCTGGAAGAACATCCGCTCCAGGTCGGCGTGGTCCTCCTGCATCCCGTAGACCGCGATGCCGGCCTTCGCCGCGATGTCACCGATCTGCTGGACGCTCGACCCGGCGACCGCGACCCGGCCGTCCGGCGTCGGCGAAACGCCGGTGATGCCGTTCTCCTGCAACGCCTTCACGAGCGCCGACGGGTCCGCCGGCTGCACCAGCACCCGCGACTGCTGGCTCTTGCGCAGCTGCTCCAGCGGGCCGAAGTAGCGCGTGACGCCCTGGCTGATGATCACGACCTGGTCGATCAGCTGCTCGACCTCGTTGAGCAGGTGGCTCGACACCAGCACGGTCCGCCGCTGCTCACGCGCGTACGAACGGAGGAAGTTCCGCAGCCACAGGATGCCTTCGGGGTCGAGGCCGTTCGTCGGCTCGTCCAGCACCAGCACCTGCGGGTCGCCGAGCAGCGCGGTGGCCAGCGCCAGCCGCTGCCGCATGCCGAGCGAGAACCCGCCCGCCTTCCGGTCCGCGGCGCTGCCCAGGCCCACCAGGCCGAGCACCTCGTCCGCGCGCTGGTCCGGCACGCCGATCGCCGCCGCGTACACCCGAAGGTGGTTCCGGGCCGTGCGGCCCGGGTGGAAACCTTCGTTTTCCAAAACCGAGCCGACCACCCGCGCCGGATTCCCCAGCTGCGAGTGCGGGCGGCCGTTGATCGTCGCCGTCCCCGACGTGGGCGTCACCAACCCGAGCAGCATGCGCAACGTCGTCGTCTTGCCGGCGCCGTTCGGGCCGAGGAAGCCTGTCACCGACCCCGGTTCGACCGTGAAGCTGAGGTTCTGCACCGCGTTCACCGCGCCGAACTGCTTGCTCAGGTTCTGCACCACAATCCGGCCACTGCCGTCGTGCATACCGTCCCCTAACGTTCCCCGCTGATGCGGCGTCATCCTGCCCTACCGCCGCCGCTCGCGCGCACGGAACTGCCGAACCGGCCGGGAGCGACCTTCGTCACGTTCCGCTACCGTCGATGTGCGTGACCTGAGGGTTTGCCGAGCGGCACAGATCAAGTTGGTAAACATTTCGTTCGACTTGGCGACCCGGTGCAGCGAAGTCGTGCAAAGACCTCTAAGCTGGGTATCGGCGGCCCGCTCCCAGTGACCCCCAGGCTGGTTGAGCGGGTCGCCCCTTCGTCTCTGCTCCGGGCTTCGCTCCGTCGCGCGACTTCGTCGTATTACCCGGGGGCCGAGCCCCCGGACCCCCACGGTGCGGTGCGCGCGGCGTCGGCCCTCTTCGCCGTGGCGCCGTGGCTTCCCTGTGGCATCGTGGCGCGATGCGGATCTTGCTCGTCGAGGATGAGCGGCGGCTCGCCGAGGCGCTGCGGGCCGGGCTGAGCGCCGAGGGGTACGCCGTCGATGTCGCGCACAACGGGCGGGACGCGCTCTGGCTCGCCGGGGAACACCCTTACTCCGCCATCGTCCTGGACATCATGCTGCCGGGGCTGAACGGCTACCGCGTCTGCCGGCGGCTGCGGGAACAGGGGAACAGCACGCCGATCCTCATGCTCACCGC encodes the following:
- a CDS encoding ABC transporter permease — protein: MGNLIKAEFRKTLSLNTWWVLLIPLALVAFWLTFVWGKITNDFADFIGSSDAREVAGAVGLDASKLPVGLLAFAHGVNIAQLIPGLFGVFALAGEYRSKTITTTFLTAPNRITALTAKMLTYVAWGAIYGLVSFGVSAVAVMASVDSGRWPSAGQWLAALGGTILASVLVTLFGIGFGAVLRSVPLAVVLFLVWFLIVENVLVIALWGPVDILGGILPNGTANGIVGGIAADAFGINTLNLPGGVDHWSQLGLQLAAGAPGVISWWASALIFFAWTMLFFGLGWLGNQKRDIT
- a CDS encoding ABC transporter ATP-binding protein, which gives rise to MHDGSGRIVVQNLSKQFGAVNAVQNLSFTVEPGSVTGFLGPNGAGKTTTLRMLLGLVTPTSGTATINGRPHSQLGNPARVVGSVLENEGFHPGRTARNHLRVYAAAIGVPDQRADEVLGLVGLGSAADRKAGGFSLGMRQRLALATALLGDPQVLVLDEPTNGLDPEGILWLRNFLRSYAREQRRTVLVSSHLLNEVEQLIDQVVIISQGVTRYFGPLEQLRKSQQSRVLVQPADPSALVKALQENGITGVSPTPDGRVAVAGSSVQQIGDIAAKAGIAVYGMQEDHADLERMFFQLTQGQYAGAPGYPPQPQYQGPPPGYPPQQYPPSGPQQQQQQHWGGPQQ